The nucleotide window CCAGGATGTCGAGGTCGCGCAGCACCAGAGCCGACTTGGTGACGATGCCCACGGGGTGGTTGCACCGGTCGAGCACGGCGAGGATCTCGCGCATCACCTTCCGCTCCCGCTCGATGGGCTGGTAGGGGTCGGTGTTGGTGCCGATGGCGATGGTGCGCGGACTGTAGCTCGGGCTCGACAGCTCGCGCTCCAGCAGCTCGGCCGCATTGGGCTTCACCGTCAGGTGCGTCTCGAAATCGAGGCCGGGCGACAGGCCGATATAGGCGTGGCTGGGCCGGGCGAAGCAGTAGATGCAGCCGTGCTCGCAGCCCCGATAGGGATTGATCGAGCGGTCGAAGGAAATGTCGGGCGATTCGTTGCGCGTGATGATGGTGCGCGCCCGCTCTTCCTGCACATGGGTCTTGAGCGGGGGAAGATCTTCCAGCGTGCCCCAACCGTCGTCGAAGCTGTCGCGGCTCTCCTTCTCGTAGCGGCCGGCCATGTTGAGGCCGGCGGCCCGGCCGCGGCCGCGATGGCTGTTCACGCTGGCCGACAGCGTCTCCTCGGACGTGTCCGCAGGATCGTGCTCGGTCTCGGTGGTGCAAGAGTGTGCCGGAATGGCCATGGGACTGCCCGGATGTTCCCTGCTTGATGGAGACTGGAACATAACAGGAACATAAGCCGCTGGGAAGCCGGCTTGCACCGATACCGGCGAGAAGCGGAGGACCCAAATGCAGACCGCCCCGTTTCCCGCAAGGGAGACGAGGCGGTCGGGCAGGTCAGGGAGGCTGGATCAGCCGCCGCTCTTCTCGAGCATGGCGGTGTACTCGGCCTCGGAGAGCGTGCCGTTGCCATCGGCGTCGGCGGCGGTGAAGGCCTCCTCGGTCACGTTCGGCATCACGGCGGTGACCTCGGTGAAGGTCAGGTCGCCGCTCTGGTCGGCGTCGGCGGTCGCAAAGGACGTATCCTGGGCGAAAGCAGAGCCGGCAAAGGTGAGGGCCGCAAGGGCAATGAGCGTTCTCTTCATGGTGTTGGCCTCCATGTTGAGCCTGTATTCGGCATGGCAGCTCTTGGTCTGCCTGTACCGGTGGGGGCGTCGTGCCGTCCACGAGAGAAAAGGTGGCGTCCCATCTGGGCTCGTCCGCGTTGTTCGAAGGGTCTTTTCGGGGAGAAACAATGGCGTAACAAAGATGTGTCCGGATTGTGAACCGCGGTGTCTTCAGGAAAACTGCGGGGTTTCGGCGCGTTGCTGATTATTTCTAGGTATAAAAGACAGGGTCCAGCCGAAAGCAAACAGCCCCGGAGAAGCTCCGGGGCTGCAGCTGTCGAAGAGGCGAATTGCCCGAAACCCGAATCCCTTAAAGGGCGAATTGGTAGGCCGCCGGGTTCCAGCGATAGCTCTCGCCGCTCGCCTGGATGTAGCCGAGCGCCGGGAAGGGCATGTGATAGCCGGTCACCGGCACCTTGTCGCTCGCCACCATGTCGAAGATGCGCTTGCGGGTCGCAGCGGCCTTTTCCTTGTCCATGTCGAAGCGGACATGCCAGTCGGGCCGCTGGATCGAGGCGACGAAATGGTTGGCGACGTCGCCCCAGATCAGCAGCCGCTTGCCGCCGCTCTCCACATGGAAGGACATGTGGCCGGGCGTGTGGCCGGAGGTGTCGATGCCGGTGATCCCGGAGACGACCTCGCCGCCATCGCCGATGAAGGTCATCTTCTCGGCCAGCGGCGTGACGTTGGAGCGCACCAGCGTGGCGACGCGCTCGGTCGGGCCGGACATGCGCTCCTCGGCGGACCAGAAGTCGTACTCGGCCTGGCCGGCGACATAGCGGGCGTTCGGATAGGTCGGCGCGCCGCCGCTCATCAAGCCGCCGATATGGTCCGGATGCATGTGGGTCAGAACGACGATGTCGACCTGCTCGGGCGTGTAGCCGGCGGCGGCAAGCTGGCTCGCCAGCGTGCCGGCATCGCCGCCAAGGCCGGTGTCGAACAGGATCAGCTGCGAACCGGTGTTGACGAGAACCGGCGTGAAGCCGTTGACCATCTTGTCGGAGGGCAGGTTGTTGGCCGCCAGCAGCTCGGCGACGGGGCCGGCCTCCTGGTTCTCGCCGAAGATCGGATGCGGGCCATCCATCGCGCGCGCGGCATCGAGGATGGTGGTGATCTCGAAATCGCCGAGCTTGATGCGGTTGAAGCTGGGGCTGGCGGCGCCGAGCATCGGGGCTTCCGCCCGCACGCGGGTGGCGCCGGAAACGATGGCCGGTGCGGCGATGGCGGTGACCGCCGCGCCGGTCAGCAGCGTCCTGCGGTTGAGGCTGAGTTCGATCATGTGCGTCTACCCTCCCTTTGGGATCAACAAAGCTGGGATCAACAAGGCTCCGCTGCGGCACTTAGGCCCCGCCGGCACCGCGGGAAGCGGCGATCACGCATCCGTGAAGGCGCGGGCGGCGATGCGGCCTCTTCCGGCTCCCTCGGCGGCTCCCTCAGCGGCTCCCCTCAGGCGTCCCGCAGCTTGCCGCGCTTCAGGTGCTCGTCGAGCCGGGGCATGATCTCCACGAAGTTGCAGGGCATGTGCCGGTAGTCGAGCTGCCACTTGAGAATGCCGTCCCAGGCGTCCTTGCAGGCGCCGGGCGAGCCGGGAAGCACGAAGACATAGGTCGCGGCGATGACGCCGCCGGTCGCCCGCGACTGGATCGTCGAGGTGCCGATCTTGTCGTAGGAGATGCGGTGGAAGACCTCGGAAAAGCCGTCCATCTTCTTCTCGAACAAGGGCTCGATCGCCTCCGGCGTGACGTCGCGCCCGGTGAAGCCGGTGCCGCCGGTGGTGATCACCACATCGACATCCGGCGAGGCGGTCCAGGCCTGCACCGCCGCGCGGATCTTCTCCACGTCGTCGGTGACGATGGCGCGGCCGGCAAGGCGGTGGCCGGCCTCCTCGATCCGCGCGACCAGCGTACCGCCGGAGCGGTCCTCCTCCAGCGAGCGGGTGTCCGAGACGGTGAGCACGGCGATGTTGAGCGGAACGAAGGGGCGGCTGTCATCAATGCGATGCATCGGCGTGATGATCCTCTTGCGGCCTGACGGCGGGTAGCATTTGCCCGCAAGGATAGGGCGGGTCACACTCGGGCGCCAGCCATGGGCGAGGGGTGGCCGAACGGGCAAGGAGCGGACGGATGGACTGGAGCGCACCGATCGATGCCTATTGCGAGCGGCTGGGGCCGCAATTCTGGGCCGAACCGGTCAACGCGGCGACCAACGGGGCCTTCCTGATCGCCGCCCTTGCCGCCTGGATGCTGTGGCGCCGGCAGGCGAGGGGCGATGCTGCCGTGCTCTTCCTGGTGGGCGTGGTGGCCTGCGTCGGCATCGGCTCGTTCCTGTTCCACACCGTCGCCACCCGCTGGGCGGCGCTGGCGGACGTGGTGCCGATCGCAGTGTTCATCTACTCGTATTTCCTGCTGGCGATGCGGCGCATCCTGCGCCTCGGCTGGGGCTGGTCCATCGGCGCGACGCTCGCCTTCCTTGCCGCAAGCTACGGCGTGGCGCCGATGCTCTCCGGGGTGCTGGGATCCTCCGCCGGCTATGCACCGGCGGCGCTTGCCATTTTCGGCGTTGCCGCCGTCGCCGCGCGGCGCTGCCCGCCCGCCAGCGCGCCGCTGGCGCTGACCGGGGCGGTTTTCGTGATTTCGCTTGCTTTCAGAACGAGTGATATCCCATTTTGCCCGTCTTTCCCTTTGGGAACGCATTTCGTATGGCATTGCCTGAACGCGCTGGTCCTGTACCTGCTGATTCGCGTCCTTGTCCTGGTATCGCCGGCCGCCCGGTCCGGAAACCTGACAGGCGCGACCGGCACCTGACCTCAAGGTTTCAGGATGTGCCAGCGGCCCCACTGCCCGCCAGCCTCGAGTGAATCGCGATGACCGACAAAAAGTCCGAGAACCAGCCCGTGAACGATCTCGACGAGGCTGCGCTCTACTACCACCGGAATCCGCGCCCGGGTAAGCTGGAGATCCAGGCGACCAAGCCGCTCGGAAACCAGCGCGACCTGGCGCTCGCCTATTCGCCCGGCGTGGCAGCGCCCTGCCTGGAGATCGCCCGCGATCCCTCGCTTGCCGCCGAATACACGGCGCGCGCGAACCTCGTCGGCGTCGT belongs to Stappia indica and includes:
- the moaB gene encoding molybdenum cofactor biosynthesis protein B → MHRIDDSRPFVPLNIAVLTVSDTRSLEEDRSGGTLVARIEEAGHRLAGRAIVTDDVEKIRAAVQAWTASPDVDVVITTGGTGFTGRDVTPEAIEPLFEKKMDGFSEVFHRISYDKIGTSTIQSRATGGVIAATYVFVLPGSPGACKDAWDGILKWQLDYRHMPCNFVEIMPRLDEHLKRGKLRDA
- a CDS encoding MBL fold metallo-hydrolase codes for the protein MIELSLNRRTLLTGAAVTAIAAPAIVSGATRVRAEAPMLGAASPSFNRIKLGDFEITTILDAARAMDGPHPIFGENQEAGPVAELLAANNLPSDKMVNGFTPVLVNTGSQLILFDTGLGGDAGTLASQLAAAGYTPEQVDIVVLTHMHPDHIGGLMSGGAPTYPNARYVAGQAEYDFWSAEERMSGPTERVATLVRSNVTPLAEKMTFIGDGGEVVSGITGIDTSGHTPGHMSFHVESGGKRLLIWGDVANHFVASIQRPDWHVRFDMDKEKAAATRKRIFDMVASDKVPVTGYHMPFPALGYIQASGESYRWNPAAYQFAL
- a CDS encoding ceramidase domain-containing protein; the encoded protein is MDWSAPIDAYCERLGPQFWAEPVNAATNGAFLIAALAAWMLWRRQARGDAAVLFLVGVVACVGIGSFLFHTVATRWAALADVVPIAVFIYSYFLLAMRRILRLGWGWSIGATLAFLAASYGVAPMLSGVLGSSAGYAPAALAIFGVAAVAARRCPPASAPLALTGAVFVISLAFRTSDIPFCPSFPLGTHFVWHCLNALVLYLLIRVLVLVSPAARSGNLTGATGT
- a CDS encoding PA0069 family radical SAM protein, whose translation is MAIPAHSCTTETEHDPADTSEETLSASVNSHRGRGRAAGLNMAGRYEKESRDSFDDGWGTLEDLPPLKTHVQEERARTIITRNESPDISFDRSINPYRGCEHGCIYCFARPSHAYIGLSPGLDFETHLTVKPNAAELLERELSSPSYSPRTIAIGTNTDPYQPIERERKVMREILAVLDRCNHPVGIVTKSALVLRDLDILAPMAERGLVRVALSVTTLDRKLARTMEPRAATPAKRLEAIRGLSQAGIPTSVMIAPVIPALTDSEMERILDAACENGATGAGYILLRLPIEVSPLFRDWLLRHRPDSFRHVMNLIRSMRGGKDYDAQWGKRMRGDGPYAKQLANRFALACKRLGLNRNRKPLTTELFIPPTAGGVQLQLF